In Sporichthya polymorpha DSM 43042, a genomic segment contains:
- the map gene encoding type I methionyl aminopeptidase — MIEILSPSEIARARETGALVAHILQTVRSRAAVGVNLLEIDAWTKEMIRDAGAVSCYVDYAPSFGRGPFGHYICTSVNDAVLHGRPFDYTLVDGDLLSLDLAVSLGGVVADSAISFHVGERRPPAEVALIEATERALAAGIAAAKPDARVGDISHAIGTVLSGAGYPVNTEFGGHGVGTTMHQDPHISNTGEPGRGYRLRPGLLLALEPWVMADTDELVFDADGWTLRSATGCQTAHSEHTVAITEDGAEILTLPRS; from the coding sequence ATGATCGAGATCCTCAGCCCGTCCGAGATCGCGCGCGCCCGGGAGACCGGCGCTCTCGTGGCGCACATCCTGCAGACGGTGCGCAGCCGCGCAGCGGTCGGTGTGAATCTGCTCGAGATCGACGCCTGGACGAAGGAGATGATCCGCGACGCCGGCGCGGTCTCCTGCTACGTCGACTACGCCCCGTCCTTCGGCCGCGGCCCCTTCGGCCACTACATCTGCACGTCGGTCAACGACGCCGTGCTGCACGGGCGGCCGTTCGACTACACGCTCGTTGACGGTGACCTGCTCTCGCTCGACCTCGCCGTGTCCCTCGGCGGCGTCGTGGCGGACTCGGCGATCAGCTTCCACGTGGGGGAGCGCCGTCCGCCGGCGGAGGTCGCGCTGATCGAGGCGACCGAGCGCGCCCTCGCGGCCGGGATCGCCGCCGCGAAGCCGGACGCGCGGGTCGGCGACATCTCCCACGCGATCGGCACCGTCCTGAGCGGGGCGGGCTACCCGGTGAACACCGAGTTCGGCGGACACGGCGTCGGGACGACCATGCACCAGGACCCGCACATCTCGAACACCGGGGAGCCGGGCCGCGGCTACCGGCTGCGCCCGGGCCTGCTGCTCGCCCTGGAGCCGTGGGTGATGGCGGACACCGACGAGCTCGTCTTCGACGCCGACGGCTGGACGCTCCGGAGCGCCACCGGGTGCCAGACGGCCCACAGCGAGCACACCGTCGCGATCACCGAGGACGGGGCGGAGATCCTCACCCTGCCCCGGAGCTGA